CAAAAGCCCTTAAGGAAGGTTGTGATTACATAGGCATAGGACCAGTATTTGAAACTACAACAAAAAAGAATAAAAAACCCTTAGGTATTGAAAATATCAAAACATTAACAAAGGATTTAAATATTCCTTGGTTTGCTATTGGAGGAATCAAGTCAAATAATATTTCATATTTAAAAAGAAATGGGTTTAAAAAAGTTGCCTTAGTTTCGCAATTAATGAATTCTGAAGATCCTAAAGAAGACGCTATTATGATTCTAAAAGAGTTATCTCATGAAAATTAGGGTAAATGGAGAAGAAAAAAAAATAGAATTGGATCAAGAAAATGCTCTACTATCTAAAGCTCTTAACCATATGGGATATAAACCAAACACAATTGTAGTTGAGTTAAAT
Above is a window of Prochlorococcus marinus XMU1406 DNA encoding:
- the thiS gene encoding sulfur carrier protein ThiS, whose translation is MKIRVNGEEKKIELDQENALLSKALNHMGYKPNTIVVELNNLIINSMKWEKVKLKDGDNLEIVSIVGGG